In Sphingomonas sp. PAMC26645, one DNA window encodes the following:
- a CDS encoding UrcA family protein has product MMMKIGLAACAALVMATPSIAAPGGNPFSADSAVLNLSGIDLASVDGQQRLAIRMDNVANAVCGEGLSSIHLALGAQARGCRADVIADMRSRIATATASRDVSRRTQLASR; this is encoded by the coding sequence ATGATGATGAAGATTGGCTTGGCGGCATGTGCCGCACTCGTGATGGCGACGCCTTCCATTGCCGCACCTGGCGGAAATCCCTTCTCGGCCGACAGCGCCGTCTTGAACCTCAGCGGGATCGACCTCGCGAGCGTCGACGGACAGCAGCGTCTCGCGATCCGGATGGACAACGTTGCGAACGCGGTGTGTGGCGAAGGGCTGAGCTCGATCCATCTGGCGCTTGGCGCACAGGCGCGTGGCTGCCGTGCGGACGTGATCGCTGATATGCGGAGCCGCATTGCAACGGCAACAGCGTCGCGGGATGTCTCGCGTCGGACGCAGTTAGCGTCGCGCTGA
- a CDS encoding YncE family protein, translated as MFGIGTAFTPASAAEPREQVIAVPGFADFLAVDGKTVWATNSGRVERWSRKGKRAEVPMAHPCGAMTIAFKSLWVADCKDFTLSRIDLKTAKITAVIATGIANPKGELNVVAGAGSIWVASDAKGVIARVDPATNAVIASISTNPDSYYLTFGMGSLWAVSGTQQSLQKIDPATNSVVATTPLGREPGFLAAGEGSIWVQEQGDGTVARIDPVTAAVTGRVKVDETLKYGDIDTGGGKVWLRTTAGQTFVVIDPTSLAITARMGAPAGSGALRYTRAGVWTTAHDAHTMSWWRKPKTIGN; from the coding sequence ATGTTCGGCATCGGCACGGCATTCACGCCCGCATCAGCCGCCGAACCGCGCGAGCAGGTCATCGCCGTGCCCGGCTTCGCGGACTTTCTCGCGGTCGACGGCAAGACGGTATGGGCCACCAACAGCGGCCGCGTCGAGCGCTGGTCGCGTAAGGGCAAGCGCGCCGAAGTGCCGATGGCCCATCCGTGCGGCGCGATGACGATTGCGTTCAAGTCGCTCTGGGTCGCGGACTGCAAGGACTTCACGCTGTCCCGTATCGACCTGAAGACCGCGAAGATCACCGCCGTCATCGCAACCGGGATCGCCAATCCAAAAGGCGAACTCAACGTCGTCGCCGGCGCGGGCTCGATCTGGGTGGCGAGCGACGCCAAGGGTGTGATCGCGCGCGTCGATCCCGCCACCAACGCCGTTATCGCATCGATCTCGACCAACCCCGACAGCTATTACCTGACTTTCGGCATGGGATCGCTCTGGGCGGTCAGCGGCACGCAGCAAAGCCTGCAGAAGATCGACCCCGCCACCAATAGCGTCGTCGCAACGACACCGTTGGGGCGCGAGCCCGGCTTCCTGGCGGCAGGCGAAGGGTCGATATGGGTCCAGGAACAGGGGGACGGCACCGTCGCCCGGATCGATCCGGTGACCGCTGCGGTGACGGGCCGCGTCAAGGTGGACGAGACGCTGAAATACGGCGACATCGACACCGGCGGGGGCAAGGTGTGGCTGCGCACCACCGCGGGGCAGACGTTCGTGGTGATCGATCCCACGTCGCTCGCGATCACCGCGCGGATGGGCGCACCTGCCGGTAGCGGCGCGCTCCGCTATACGCGCGCTGGCGTTTGGACCACCGCTCACGACGCACACACGATGTCGTGGTGGCGCAAACCCAAAACGATCGGGAACTGA
- a CDS encoding MBL fold metallo-hydrolase yields MKPTILMCGTRNSVLPVTALVFVVALSVAAVPNSVGPGFARWIDGTTSTEPETQTQRIDDDSFVIRQSVKTNFEAPFLYLLFGTDRALLIDSGAGGLKIRPTVDRVIAEWRRRHRNRPIRLVVAHSHGHGDHHDGDDEFRDRPDTEMVGLQPQQVAAFFGIRDWPNTIGRYDLGHRVLDIVPTPGHEPAHIMIYDARTRLIFSGDMLYPGRLYVPRDRFDVFRASAVRLAGFARTHPVRALLGAHIEMTTTPAKDYPMEAPAHPSEHGLALPPSAINELEKATAEAKSPPGIDRHPDFIVYPVAPKPA; encoded by the coding sequence ATGAAGCCAACTATCCTGATGTGTGGTACCCGCAACTCAGTTTTGCCGGTGACTGCGCTTGTCTTCGTTGTGGCGCTGTCGGTTGCGGCGGTGCCGAACAGCGTAGGGCCGGGTTTCGCACGCTGGATCGATGGTACGACTTCGACCGAGCCCGAGACTCAGACGCAGCGGATCGATGACGATAGTTTCGTCATTCGCCAGTCGGTAAAAACCAATTTCGAGGCACCTTTCCTCTATCTGCTGTTCGGCACCGATCGCGCGCTGCTGATCGACAGCGGTGCGGGTGGGCTGAAGATCCGCCCGACGGTCGACCGTGTGATCGCCGAATGGCGGAGGCGTCACCGCAATCGCCCGATCCGACTGGTCGTCGCGCATTCGCATGGGCATGGCGATCATCATGATGGCGACGACGAGTTTCGCGATCGGCCGGATACCGAAATGGTCGGGCTCCAGCCCCAGCAGGTTGCTGCCTTTTTCGGTATCCGCGATTGGCCGAACACGATCGGCCGCTACGACCTCGGGCATCGCGTGCTCGATATCGTGCCGACCCCGGGACACGAGCCTGCGCACATCATGATCTATGACGCACGTACCCGGCTGATCTTCTCGGGCGACATGCTGTATCCCGGCAGGCTCTATGTCCCACGCGATCGGTTCGACGTGTTTCGCGCAAGCGCGGTTCGGCTGGCGGGTTTTGCCCGGACTCATCCGGTCCGAGCGCTGTTGGGTGCGCATATCGAGATGACGACGACGCCGGCGAAGGATTACCCGATGGAAGCTCCTGCCCATCCGTCCGAGCACGGCCTCGCGCTGCCACCGTCGGCGATCAACGAACTGGAGAAGGCTACCGCCGAGGCGAAGTCACCGCCAGGGATTGATCGCCACCCCGATTTCATCGTCTATCCGGTCGCACCCAAGCCCGCCTGA